A window from Streptobacillus canis encodes these proteins:
- a CDS encoding AlbA family DNA-binding domain-containing protein, which yields MSPFANTKGGKLLFGIADNDELIGLKNAKKDAENIGEIIKTKLYPIPRIELKIIDINSKNNNCTYNF from the coding sequence ATTAGTCCTTTTGCTAATACAAAAGGTGGAAAACTTTTATTTGGTATAGCTGATAATGACGAGTTAATAGGTTTAAAAAATGCTAAAAAAGATGCTGAGAATATAGGTGAAATAATAAAAACTAAACTATATCCTATTCCTAGAATAGAACTTAAGATTATAGATATTAATAGTAAAAATAATAATTGTACTTACAATTTTTGA
- a CDS encoding MalY/PatB family protein — MKYNFDKKVDTKFDLRRKWDRELIEKKFNVKLPEEIIPLWIADMDFELPDLLKEVLNNYISKGSLGYTSLTSSFYESIINWQKRRHNITVKKECINIGYGTVSTLHLLNKTYLEKGEYVLINTPTYDPFYNSAINSGNKVVFSQLKEIDSRYYLDYEDIEEKMKIYKPKMYIFCNPHNPSGRMWTKEEIEKVAKICKQYACILVSDEVHSEMTFGKKHNSALNIDEKYLDNLILLTSPNKAFNLGGLKTSYSIIPNHILREKFEKKMKENSVTSPNILGLVSIINAYNLCEEWLDELNKYIYDNYLYVKEHLEGKYEIFPLESSYLLWVKVGDGQELTDRLAKKGVLVETGLDFVDAGKEFIRINLGIPRNYLIKAMEIFKEEMK; from the coding sequence ATGAAATATAATTTTGATAAAAAGGTAGATACCAAGTTTGACTTAAGAAGAAAATGGGATAGAGAATTAATAGAAAAAAAATTTAATGTTAAGTTACCGGAGGAAATAATACCCCTATGGATAGCTGATATGGATTTTGAATTGCCGGATTTATTAAAAGAAGTATTGAATAATTATATTAGTAAGGGAAGTTTGGGATATACTTCCCTTACTTCTAGTTTTTATGAATCTATAATAAATTGGCAAAAAAGAAGACATAATATTACAGTTAAAAAAGAGTGTATAAATATAGGATATGGTACAGTATCGACACTACATTTATTAAATAAAACATATTTAGAAAAAGGAGAATATGTATTAATTAATACACCAACTTATGATCCTTTCTATAACTCAGCAATTAATAGTGGAAATAAGGTTGTTTTTTCGCAACTAAAAGAAATAGACAGTAGATATTATTTAGATTATGAAGATATAGAAGAAAAAATGAAAATATATAAACCAAAGATGTATATTTTCTGTAATCCACATAATCCATCAGGTAGAATGTGGACTAAAGAAGAGATAGAAAAAGTTGCGAAAATTTGTAAACAATATGCTTGTATATTAGTATCTGATGAGGTTCATTCAGAAATGACTTTTGGGAAAAAACATAATTCAGCATTAAATATTGATGAAAAATATTTAGATAATTTAATTTTACTTACATCTCCAAATAAGGCATTTAATTTAGGAGGTCTTAAAACTTCATATAGTATAATACCTAATCATATATTAAGAGAAAAATTTGAGAAGAAAATGAAAGAAAATTCAGTTACTTCACCTAATATTTTAGGTTTGGTTTCTATTATAAATGCATATAATTTATGTGAAGAATGGTTAGATGAGTTAAATAAATATATTTATGATAATTATTTGTATGTTAAAGAGCACTTAGAGGGAAAATATGAGATATTTCCACTTGAATCATCATATCTTTTATGGGTTAAAGTAGGAGATGGACAGGAATTAACTGATAGACTTGCAAAAAAAGGAGTATTAGTTGAAACAGGATTAGATTTTGTTGATGCAGGAAAAGAATTTATTAGAATAAATTTAGGTATTCCAAGAAATTATTTAATTAAAGCTATGGAAATATTTAAAGAAGAGATGAAATAA
- a CDS encoding PTS sugar transporter subunit IIA yields the protein MKIVEKEHIIINSGEVNKEKIIEKMIAVLGLDEEKNLKIKEEVMNREKIDNTVLGFGFAVPHSKSKHINEASVIYLKLVNPLVWAEDEEEVNHVFMILVPESNSEKHIDILKDISSKIINSEFRKNLNELEDKLEIEKIINS from the coding sequence ATGAAAATAGTAGAAAAAGAGCATATCATCATTAATTCTGGAGAAGTAAATAAAGAAAAAATTATAGAGAAAATGATAGCGGTACTTGGGTTAGATGAAGAAAAAAATTTAAAGATAAAAGAAGAAGTAATGAATAGAGAAAAAATAGACAATACTGTACTTGGGTTTGGTTTTGCTGTTCCACATAGTAAGAGCAAACATATAAATGAGGCTAGTGTAATATATTTAAAATTAGTTAATCCTTTAGTTTGGGCAGAAGATGAAGAAGAAGTTAATCATGTATTTATGATACTTGTTCCTGAAAGTAATTCTGAAAAACATATAGATATATTAAAAGATATATCATCAAAAATAATTAATTCTGAATTTAGAAAAAATTTAAATGAATTAGAAGATAAATTAGAAATAGAAAAAATAATAAATAGTTAG
- a CDS encoding PTS fructose transporter subunit IIC, whose product MEVKKRRREVSGLQSFYKHIMTGISYMIPILIMGGLIGAFSQVIPYVLFKIDPSVNILGAINSGEFSGFSLQLLKLAHLMESFGFTLFGFAIPMFAAFVANSIGGKTALAAGFIGGYIANKPISIIKMVDGGVYDKVAPVPSGFFGAIIIGIFVGYFVKWLNQNIKLSEKWLAFKTTFLIPLLAALACMIAMIFIVTPIGGWLNIQIRSLLEAAGKQGEYVYALILSAATAFDLGGPVNKAAGFVALGFTTEKILPLTARNIAIVVPSIGLGLSTLIDRKLVGRRVYNKEFYNAGKTSMFLAFMGISEGAIPFALENPVFVVPLYVISAVIGSMTAVVLGAVQWFPESAIWAWPLVSNLPSYMLGIAVGSIIIAVVNVFYRNHKIKKGELEVDED is encoded by the coding sequence ATGGAAGTTAAAAAAAGAAGAAGAGAAGTTTCAGGATTACAAAGCTTTTATAAGCATATTATGACAGGTATTTCATACATGATACCTATATTAATAATGGGAGGATTAATAGGAGCATTTTCTCAAGTTATTCCTTATGTATTATTTAAAATAGACCCAAGTGTTAATATTTTAGGAGCTATTAATTCAGGAGAATTTTCAGGGTTTAGCTTACAATTATTAAAACTTGCACATTTAATGGAAAGTTTTGGATTTACATTATTTGGATTTGCAATTCCAATGTTTGCAGCATTTGTTGCTAATTCTATAGGAGGAAAAACTGCTTTAGCTGCTGGATTTATTGGAGGATATATTGCAAATAAACCTATATCTATTATTAAAATGGTTGATGGTGGAGTTTATGATAAAGTAGCTCCAGTTCCAAGTGGATTCTTTGGTGCAATTATCATAGGTATATTTGTTGGATATTTTGTTAAATGGTTAAATCAAAATATTAAATTATCTGAAAAATGGTTAGCTTTTAAAACTACATTCTTAATTCCATTACTTGCAGCACTTGCTTGTATGATAGCTATGATATTTATAGTTACTCCAATAGGTGGATGGTTAAATATTCAAATTAGAAGTTTACTTGAAGCAGCAGGAAAACAAGGGGAATATGTATATGCATTAATTCTTTCAGCTGCTACTGCATTTGACTTAGGAGGACCAGTTAATAAAGCTGCAGGGTTTGTTGCCTTAGGATTTACAACAGAAAAAATCTTACCATTAACAGCTAGAAATATAGCTATAGTAGTTCCATCAATTGGATTAGGATTATCTACATTAATAGATAGAAAATTAGTTGGTAGAAGAGTATATAACAAAGAATTTTATAATGCAGGTAAAACTTCAATGTTCTTAGCATTTATGGGAATTTCAGAAGGTGCTATACCATTTGCATTAGAGAATCCAGTGTTTGTTGTACCTTTATATGTAATTTCAGCAGTAATAGGATCAATGACAGCAGTAGTTTTAGGTGCGGTTCAATGGTTCCCTGAATCAGCAATTTGGGCATGGCCACTTGTAAGTAATTTACCAAGCTATATGTTAGGTATTGCAGTAGGATCAATAATAATAGCTGTAGTAAATGTATTTTATAGAAACCACAAAATTAAAAAAGGTGAATTAGAAGTAGACGAGGATTAA
- a CDS encoding PTS fructose transporter subunit IIB: MKKVVAVCACPMGLAHTFMAAESLQKAAEELDIEIKIETQGADGIQNELTSKDIKEADAIIHAIAITPQGIERFEDYEVYEVSLKEAIREAKEILQEVFE, translated from the coding sequence ATGAAAAAAGTAGTAGCAGTTTGTGCATGTCCTATGGGGCTTGCTCATACATTTATGGCTGCAGAATCATTACAAAAAGCAGCAGAAGAGTTAGACATTGAAATTAAAATTGAAACTCAAGGAGCAGATGGTATTCAAAATGAATTGACATCAAAAGATATTAAAGAGGCAGATGCTATAATACACGCTATAGCAATAACACCTCAAGGTATAGAAAGATTTGAAGATTATGAAGTTTATGAAGTTTCTTTAAAAGAAGCTATTAGAGAAGCAAAAGAAATTTTACAGGAAGTTTTTGAATAA
- a CDS encoding BglG family transcription antiterminator translates to MIGDRNFKILELLKQGKNNIVELATSLEISERMLRYDIEILNQVFKYYTSLEIIDIKNANLTLLIENYEEKLSLIPFKEYVFNTYERQTYIILDIFLENNKFKLQDLVDKYDISKSTLRTVIKDINLEIEKYNLKIEIDSNKGYMITGKESKIRFYLINKLRSLKNNKFNIYFFGELRKKLLEYSKVINLDKAKELVRDFTEDIKLTDEAFDIVSYYIFISGNRNIDNNRLIESEVDNKSFIQKTEEYKKISKHFMNEHLNELDMMMLTDLYLGLYNYNEEQSFYINWIEIEDIVNDIINNLNENFDRDFSKDKIFREELIHHIKPAIYRMKKKITLGESISSEVKEEYGEIYEKTEKSLKGKWDSEEISFITIMVKRALDRMNKNIKKELVKILVVCGLGYSSSKLIVENLEENFDVDIIDVIPYNQLRAYENIDEVDLIVTTLDILSERNEIIKVNAIFKSEDIEKLEKYGLPRRNIKISETKLLEFIKQNIGKSDIEIKENIKKEFEPWIYFDIEEKKVKRIYDFLTPENIKLNVNSENIDEALKVAVDLMLENGIANKEYYHNLKKQIDKYGKYIQVGDMTILPHGELNKDVKKTGFILLTLKNEIDFYGEKVKIIIVLASKNKDEHLDAILDLNKCLRKYNFEKNLLEIKNKKEIPLFLKNILKGKK, encoded by the coding sequence ATGATAGGAGATAGAAACTTTAAAATATTAGAATTACTTAAACAAGGTAAGAATAATATAGTAGAATTAGCAACTAGCTTAGAAATAAGTGAAAGAATGTTAAGATATGATATAGAAATATTAAATCAAGTTTTTAAATATTATACTTCTTTAGAAATAATAGATATAAAAAATGCAAACTTAACTTTATTAATTGAAAATTATGAAGAAAAACTATCATTAATACCTTTTAAAGAATATGTATTTAATACATATGAGAGACAAACATATATAATTTTAGATATTTTTTTAGAAAATAATAAATTTAAATTACAAGATCTTGTAGATAAATATGATATTAGTAAATCAACTTTAAGAACTGTAATAAAAGATATTAATTTAGAAATAGAAAAATATAATTTGAAGATAGAAATAGATTCAAATAAAGGATATATGATTACAGGTAAGGAATCAAAGATAAGATTTTATTTAATTAATAAATTAAGAAGTTTAAAAAATAACAAATTTAATATATATTTTTTTGGAGAATTAAGAAAGAAACTTCTTGAATATTCGAAAGTAATAAATTTAGATAAGGCTAAAGAATTAGTAAGAGATTTTACTGAAGATATTAAATTAACGGATGAAGCTTTTGATATAGTATCATATTATATATTTATTAGTGGAAATCGAAATATTGATAATAATAGATTGATAGAATCTGAAGTAGATAATAAAAGTTTTATACAAAAAACGGAAGAATATAAAAAAATATCAAAACATTTTATGAATGAGCACTTGAATGAGCTTGATATGATGATGTTAACAGATCTTTATTTAGGATTATATAACTACAATGAAGAACAATCCTTCTATATAAATTGGATAGAAATAGAAGATATAGTAAATGATATAATTAATAACTTAAATGAAAATTTTGATAGAGATTTTAGTAAAGATAAAATTTTTAGAGAGGAATTAATACATCATATAAAACCAGCTATATATAGAATGAAAAAGAAGATAACACTTGGAGAAAGCATTAGTTCAGAAGTTAAAGAAGAGTATGGTGAAATTTATGAAAAAACAGAAAAATCTTTAAAGGGTAAATGGGATTCTGAAGAAATCTCTTTTATAACTATTATGGTTAAAAGGGCCTTAGATAGAATGAATAAAAATATAAAAAAAGAGCTAGTTAAGATATTAGTTGTATGTGGACTTGGTTATTCAAGTTCTAAACTTATAGTTGAAAATTTAGAAGAAAATTTTGATGTCGATATTATAGATGTTATACCGTATAATCAATTGAGAGCATATGAAAATATAGATGAAGTTGATCTAATAGTTACAACTCTTGATATATTAAGTGAAAGAAATGAAATAATTAAAGTTAATGCAATATTTAAAAGTGAAGATATAGAAAAACTTGAAAAATATGGATTACCTAGGAGAAATATTAAAATTTCTGAAACAAAATTATTAGAATTTATTAAGCAAAATATAGGAAAATCAGATATTGAAATAAAAGAAAATATAAAAAAAGAATTTGAGCCTTGGATATATTTTGATATAGAAGAAAAAAAGGTTAAAAGAATTTATGATTTTTTAACACCAGAAAATATTAAACTGAATGTTAATTCAGAAAATATAGATGAAGCATTGAAGGTTGCAGTTGATTTGATGTTAGAAAATGGTATAGCTAATAAAGAATATTACCATAATTTAAAAAAACAAATTGATAAATATGGTAAATATATTCAAGTTGGAGACATGACTATACTTCCACATGGAGAACTGAATAAAGATGTTAAAAAAACAGGATTTATTTTACTAACTCTAAAAAATGAAATAGATTTTTATGGAGAAAAGGTAAAGATAATAATAGTACTTGCATCTAAAAATAAGGATGAACATTTAGATGCTATACTTGATTTAAACAAATGTTTAAGAAAATATAATTTTGAAAAAAATTTATTAGAAATAAAAAACAAAAAAGAAATACCTCTTTTTTTGAAAAATATTTTGAAAGGAAAAAAATAG
- a CDS encoding DeoR/GlpR family DNA-binding transcription regulator, with product MKSIRKDKIMEIIFKKKFVTIHELSKELNVVPITIRRDLEALSNEGKLIKIHGGAKLKSYIENEFDYLEKKEKNEDEKIEIAKKAASLITNNDIIYIGPGTTTEKILEYIENKNVTVITNSMVIIQKYANLPNIELIILGGIFKKKSKAILPYLFENFANILNVNKVFIGTNGIFENKVTYSDISEGKIEEIMINNSIESYILLDNSKFDKKSFFSFDMKNKKINLITDSKISKELIIKYSKYFNILD from the coding sequence ATGAAAAGTATAAGAAAAGATAAAATTATGGAAATTATTTTTAAAAAAAAATTTGTAACTATACACGAGCTTTCTAAAGAATTAAATGTTGTTCCTATAACTATTAGAAGAGATCTTGAAGCTCTATCTAATGAAGGGAAATTAATCAAAATACACGGTGGTGCAAAATTAAAAAGTTATATTGAAAATGAATTTGATTATCTTGAAAAAAAAGAAAAAAATGAAGATGAAAAAATTGAAATAGCTAAAAAAGCAGCATCTCTTATCACAAATAATGATATTATATATATTGGACCTGGAACAACAACAGAAAAAATTCTTGAATATATAGAAAATAAAAATGTTACTGTCATTACAAATTCTATGGTTATAATTCAAAAATATGCAAACTTACCTAATATAGAATTAATAATTCTAGGAGGAATCTTCAAGAAAAAAAGTAAAGCTATTTTACCTTATTTATTTGAAAATTTCGCCAATATTTTAAATGTTAATAAAGTTTTTATCGGTACAAATGGTATTTTTGAAAATAAAGTTACCTATTCTGATATTTCAGAAGGAAAAATAGAAGAAATTATGATTAACAATTCTATAGAAAGTTATATTTTACTCGATAATTCAAAATTTGACAAAAAATCTTTTTTTAGTTTTGATATGAAGAATAAAAAAATAAATTTAATTACTGATAGTAAAATTAGTAAAGAACTTATTATTAAATACTCAAAGTATTTTAATATACTTGACTAA
- a CDS encoding M20/M25/M40 family metallo-hydrolase, producing MELLEKLSNSDAIASNEKEIRDICLRELKEEYFMDNLGSLIFKKGNGGIKILIAAHMDEVGYMVSEIEPKIKVIPIGNVAKVDADVKVTTRDNKKIKAKLNHETLELELDDKENIFYGDMVTFDTEFKELEENMIEGKSLDDRIGIYAAVEIFKNYDGENTLYLALTSSEEVGTRGAKTTADLIKPDIAFVIDVVSSKDGRRTLGKGPLIEFYDKNFIPRKGMIELMQQTFEECNLSYQMDYMRNGGTDATSIHLTQNGILTLVTCIPIIDCHYPKSKANINDIKTLIKGYGEVLKKVDEQQIQKILIT from the coding sequence ATGGAATTGTTAGAAAAGTTATCTAATTCAGATGCTATTGCTTCAAATGAAAAAGAAATTAGAGATATTTGTTTAAGAGAATTAAAAGAAGAATATTTTATGGATAATCTAGGTTCACTAATCTTTAAAAAAGGAAATGGTGGAATTAAAATTTTAATAGCTGCTCATATGGACGAAGTTGGATATATGGTATCTGAAATAGAACCTAAGATTAAGGTTATTCCTATAGGTAATGTTGCTAAAGTAGATGCAGATGTTAAAGTAACCACAAGAGATAATAAAAAGATAAAAGCTAAATTAAATCATGAAACTTTAGAGTTAGAGTTAGATGATAAAGAAAATATATTTTATGGAGATATGGTAACTTTTGATACTGAATTTAAAGAGCTAGAAGAAAATATGATAGAAGGTAAATCGCTAGATGATAGAATAGGAATTTATGCAGCCGTAGAAATATTTAAAAATTATGATGGAGAGAATACACTTTATCTTGCGTTAACTAGTAGTGAAGAAGTTGGAACAAGAGGTGCAAAAACAACAGCTGATTTAATAAAACCAGATATAGCATTTGTAATTGATGTGGTAAGTAGTAAAGATGGAAGAAGAACTTTAGGTAAAGGTCCTCTTATAGAATTCTATGACAAGAATTTTATACCAAGAAAAGGGATGATAGAATTAATGCAACAAACATTTGAAGAATGTAATCTTTCGTATCAAATGGACTATATGAGAAATGGTGGAACAGATGCAACGAGTATACATTTAACACAAAATGGAATACTGACTTTAGTAACATGCATTCCAATAATAGATTGTCATTATCCTAAATCAAAAGCCAATATAAATGACATAAAAACTTTGATAAAAGGTTATGGTGAAGTTTTAAAGAAAGTAGATGAACAACAAATCCAGAAGATTTTAATAACATGA